A stretch of the Gossypium hirsutum isolate 1008001.06 chromosome D07, Gossypium_hirsutum_v2.1, whole genome shotgun sequence genome encodes the following:
- the LOC107954641 gene encoding glycine-rich protein 23: MEKWSFMLVIALVVVHASARNVPTTTTVPTSTTRSSVPSGATGVGDQKNFLTYGGVGGYSGIGSNGLPFGGVGGLGGITPLGGAGGLGGGVGGIGGVGGLGGGNGLGGLGGFGGLGGGGGAGGGVGGGVGGAVGGGAGGGVGTGVLPFP, from the coding sequence ATGGAGAAGTGGAGTTTTATGCTAGTTATTGCATTAGTTGTTGTTCACGCTAGTGCAAGAAATGTGCCCACAACTACAACTGTGCCCACTAGCACTACTCGCAGTAGTGTACCAAGTGGTGCTACTGGTGTTGGCGACCAAAAGAACTTCCTCACTTACGGTGGCGTTGGGGGCTACTCTGGAATTGGCTCTAATGGCTTGCCATTTGGTGGAGTGGGGGGTCTGGGTGGGATTACTCCCCTCGGTGGTGCAGGTGGACTTGGAGGTGGAGTCGGGGGCATTGGTGGAGTAGGTGGACTTGGAGGAGGTAATGGACTCGGTGGGCTCGGGGGATTTGGTGGCTTGGGTGGCGGCGGTGGTGCTGGTGGTGGAGTTGGAGGTGGAGTCGGAGGTGCTGTTGGCGGTGGAGCTGGTGGTGGTGTTGGCACTGGTGTCCTTCCTTTCCCTTGA